In the genome of Vicinamibacterales bacterium, the window ACTTCCTCCCGGGCACAGGGTGCCCGCAGTGTAACGATCCGGCAGGACGCGCGGAACCTGACGTGAGGATAAAACAATACCGAACGCTCGATATGTTTTCGCCACCGACAAGATACCCGGGACGCTGCGGTGCGTCAAGAGGGAAACGAGTCGACAACGACGGGGACGAGGACGTTACACGACCAGCAACTCTTCGAACTCGGGAATCTCTTCCTTGATGGCCATCTCGACGCCCATGAACAGCGTCATCTGGGCACTTGGGCAGCCCACGCAGTTGCCGGTGAGACGGACCTTGGCCTTGTTGTCCACGACGTCCACCAACTCGATATCACCACCGTCGCCCTGGATGAGGGGACGGATCCGTTCGATGACGGCCTGCACGCGTTCGCGTGAAATCATGCCAGCTCCACTGATACGGGAAAGGGAAGACCCAGTACCACCAGTATAACCCCGTCGCACCCGCCGGTCGGCTTGCGGCGTGCCGAGCGTACATCTGGTAAGATGACACCAGATCCAGACTACATGTCCAACGCCCCATTTGCCATAGATTCAGTTGTCGTCGGTCGGAGTGCGCGCATGCGCGCCGTGTTCGACTTCGTCAGGGTGATTGCGGACAGTGACAGCAGCGTCCTCGTCACAGGGGAGACGGGCACCGGGAAGGAACTGGTCGCCAACCTGATCCACCAGTCCAGCTCCCGCCGCCACAAGCCGTTCGTTCCCATCAGCTGCGCGATCCTGTCCGAGACGCTGATCGAGTCGGAGCTCTTCGGTCACGAACGTGGAGCCTTCACGGGCGCCATCAAGGATCGTCCCGGCCGCTTCGAGCTCGCGCAGGGGGGGACGATCTTCCTCGACGACGTGGATGACGTGCCCCTGTCGATGCAGGTGAAGCTGCTGCGGGTGCTGCAGCAGCGGGTGATCGAACGGCTCGGCGGCACCAAGCAGATTCCGGTGGACGTCCGCGTGATCACCGGCAGCAAACGCGACCTCCGCACGCTGGTCGCCGAGGGAAAGTTCCGCGACGACCTCTTCTACCGCCTCAACGTGATACCGGTGAATCTCCCCCCGCTCCGCGAACGGCGGGAGGACGTGCCAATCCTCGTCG includes:
- a CDS encoding NifU family protein, which produces MISRERVQAVIERIRPLIQGDGGDIELVDVVDNKAKVRLTGNCVGCPSAQMTLFMGVEMAIKEEIPEFEELLVV
- a CDS encoding sigma-54 dependent transcriptional regulator, with protein sequence MSNAPFAIDSVVVGRSARMRAVFDFVRVIADSDSSVLVTGETGTGKELVANLIHQSSSRRHKPFVPISCAILSETLIESELFGHERGAFTGAIKDRPGRFELAQGGTIFLDDVDDVPLSMQVKLLRVLQQRVIERLGGTKQIPVDVRVITGSKRDLRTLVAEGKFRDDLFYRLNVIPVNLPPLRERREDVPILVDHFVKRYFRQRGEEPRSISPAVLQAFMRYPWPGNVRELENACERIAQTCTCDTVRLGCVPVSVLFHKYAEDHQPILETHAHPSAVSLDDRLREVESNLISWALKVSGGNKSKAAELLSIKRSTLGDRIKKLDLTHLEAGE